One Pseudonocardia abyssalis DNA segment encodes these proteins:
- a CDS encoding DUF4232 domain-containing protein, which translates to MIRTRSLLTVVAAAALLAGCSGPQATTPDGPVIGTSAAPTSTAAPATTATAPVADTGGGGGGDPERCTTGELTGSLADGDAAAGSRFVTLVLTNTGTRTCELTGFPGVSYVAGDDGHQVGPAAAMDGPRGGEVRLAVGAAAGAQVRMVNVANYDAAACSPTPVRGLRVYPPGDTASLFVPMDGTGCAGTPPGEQLTVQTLAAR; encoded by the coding sequence ATGATCAGGACCAGGAGCCTGCTGACGGTCGTCGCGGCCGCGGCGCTGCTCGCCGGGTGCTCGGGGCCGCAGGCGACCACGCCCGACGGACCGGTGATCGGGACGTCGGCCGCACCGACCTCGACGGCGGCGCCGGCCACCACGGCGACCGCACCCGTCGCCGACACGGGCGGGGGAGGGGGCGGCGACCCGGAGCGCTGCACCACCGGCGAGCTGACCGGATCGCTCGCCGACGGCGACGCCGCGGCCGGGTCCCGCTTCGTCACGCTCGTGCTGACCAACACCGGCACCCGCACCTGCGAGCTGACCGGCTTCCCCGGCGTCTCCTACGTCGCGGGCGACGACGGCCACCAGGTCGGCCCGGCCGCCGCGATGGACGGCCCCCGCGGCGGGGAGGTGCGCCTCGCCGTCGGGGCCGCGGCCGGGGCACAGGTGCGGATGGTGAACGTCGCGAACTACGACGCCGCGGCGTGCTCGCCGACGCCGGTGCGGGGCCTGCGGGTCTACCCGCCCGGCGACACCGCGTCGCTGTTCGTGCCGATGGACGGCACCGGCTGCGCGGGCACGCCGCCCGGCGAGCAGCTCACCGTGCAGACGCTCGCGGCGCGGTAG
- a CDS encoding DEAD/DEAH box helicase, giving the protein MREASFLPADPPRTGTLVLWGDPPAPTGSLGIAGGPGGVVRPEPVRLVEIGDALPLLLAADDTAAGSVLFWAAAARTALGLVARGRLLPGVTAGGWDAWRAGPLDAADADRLRALAAAMPAQARAVPADGTLLPAAAPLVRAFVDAVADHLPRSGDGPYAGTAPVAVPELRDWAAEAAAGVDAGVRVSLRLDGLRLDGDPAGRLRLVVQVHALHDPTRLADLADVWSGAAVGFGPDARVDALRAVRRAARFWAPLEQLLTRTVPDEADLDDVDLADLLDSGGAALAEAGISVHRPRDLTSLQTQVVAGGAGRGPSLLGTDPFRLDWEVALGGTPLTPDERDELARSHRPVVRLRGEWVLVDSATRRRAANPVAPPVPVAAALGAALTGEIDLDGTRVAVRATGRLAELREKLTAAPEPDAAPDGLTAVLRDYQLRGVGWLHRMTSLGLGACLADDMGLGKTVTLIALHLRRAALGTGATLVVCPASLLGNWEREIGRFAPGLAVARYHGPDRALGAADVVLTTYATMRLDAEVLAAHGWGLVVADEAQHVKNAGSGTARALRTIPSPARVALTGTPVENDLDELWAILDWATPGLLGTRAGFRRRWSDPIASGDTDAAARFARLIGPFLLRRRKSDPGIAPELPRKTETDRPVALTPEQAGLYAAVVDDTLARIAAADGTARRGLVLGLLTALKQVCNHPAQYAHEAEPVLAGRSGKVELLDELLDTILAEGGSVLVFTQYVAMARLLERHLADRGIGHALLHGGTPVPRREELVDAFQRGETPVFLLSLKAAGTGLNLTRADHVVHYDRWWNPAVEDQATDRAYRIGQTRPVQVHRLITEGTLEDRIATLLETKRALADAVLTGGEAALSELSDADLAELVGLR; this is encoded by the coding sequence GTGAGAGAAGCGTCCTTCCTCCCGGCCGACCCACCGCGCACCGGGACGCTGGTGCTGTGGGGCGACCCGCCCGCCCCGACCGGATCGCTCGGAATCGCCGGTGGGCCGGGCGGGGTGGTGCGCCCCGAGCCGGTGCGGCTGGTCGAGATCGGCGACGCGCTCCCGCTGCTGCTGGCCGCGGACGACACGGCGGCGGGGTCCGTCCTGTTCTGGGCGGCCGCCGCACGCACCGCACTCGGGCTCGTCGCGCGGGGCCGGTTGCTGCCGGGCGTCACCGCCGGGGGGTGGGACGCCTGGCGGGCCGGTCCGCTCGACGCCGCCGACGCCGACCGGCTTCGGGCGCTCGCGGCGGCGATGCCTGCGCAGGCCCGCGCTGTCCCCGCCGACGGCACGCTGCTGCCCGCGGCCGCGCCGCTGGTGCGGGCGTTCGTCGACGCGGTGGCCGATCACCTGCCGCGGTCCGGTGACGGCCCGTACGCCGGCACCGCCCCGGTCGCGGTCCCCGAGCTGCGGGACTGGGCCGCGGAGGCGGCGGCGGGGGTCGACGCCGGGGTGCGGGTCTCGCTGCGCCTGGACGGACTGCGGCTCGACGGGGATCCGGCGGGGAGGCTGCGGCTCGTCGTCCAGGTGCACGCCCTCCACGATCCGACCCGCCTGGCCGACCTCGCCGACGTCTGGAGCGGGGCGGCCGTCGGGTTCGGGCCGGACGCGCGGGTCGACGCGCTGCGCGCGGTCCGGCGGGCCGCGCGGTTCTGGGCGCCGTTGGAGCAGCTGCTGACCCGCACCGTCCCCGACGAGGCGGATCTCGACGACGTCGATCTCGCCGACCTGCTCGACTCCGGCGGCGCCGCACTCGCCGAGGCGGGGATCTCGGTGCACCGGCCGCGCGATCTGACGAGCCTGCAGACGCAGGTGGTCGCCGGGGGCGCGGGCCGGGGGCCGTCCCTCCTGGGCACCGACCCCTTCCGTCTCGACTGGGAGGTCGCACTCGGCGGCACCCCGCTCACCCCCGACGAGCGCGACGAGCTGGCCCGCAGCCACCGGCCGGTGGTCCGGCTGCGCGGCGAGTGGGTCCTCGTCGACTCGGCGACCCGCCGTCGCGCGGCGAACCCCGTCGCGCCGCCGGTGCCGGTCGCCGCCGCGCTCGGGGCCGCCCTGACCGGTGAGATCGACCTCGACGGCACCCGGGTGGCCGTCCGCGCCACCGGCCGACTCGCCGAGCTGCGGGAGAAGCTGACCGCTGCACCGGAGCCCGACGCCGCACCCGACGGGCTCACCGCCGTCCTGCGCGACTACCAGCTCCGCGGCGTCGGGTGGCTGCACCGGATGACCTCGCTCGGGCTCGGGGCGTGCCTCGCCGACGACATGGGCCTGGGCAAGACCGTCACCCTGATCGCGCTGCACCTGCGCCGGGCCGCACTCGGCACGGGCGCCACGCTCGTCGTCTGCCCGGCGTCACTGCTGGGCAACTGGGAACGCGAGATCGGCCGGTTCGCCCCGGGTCTCGCCGTCGCCCGCTACCACGGGCCCGACCGCGCGCTGGGCGCCGCCGACGTCGTCCTCACGACCTACGCCACCATGCGACTCGACGCGGAGGTCCTCGCCGCGCACGGGTGGGGGTTGGTCGTCGCCGACGAGGCCCAGCACGTCAAGAACGCGGGGTCGGGCACCGCGCGGGCGCTGCGGACCATCCCGAGCCCGGCCCGGGTGGCGCTCACCGGCACGCCCGTGGAGAACGACCTCGACGAGCTGTGGGCGATCCTCGACTGGGCCACCCCGGGCCTGCTCGGGACCCGCGCCGGGTTCCGGCGCCGATGGTCGGACCCCATCGCGAGCGGCGACACCGACGCAGCCGCCCGGTTCGCCCGCCTGATCGGCCCGTTCCTGCTGCGGCGGCGCAAGTCCGACCCGGGCATCGCCCCGGAGCTGCCGCGCAAGACCGAGACCGACCGGCCCGTCGCGCTCACCCCCGAGCAGGCCGGGCTCTACGCCGCCGTCGTCGACGACACCCTGGCCCGGATCGCCGCCGCCGACGGGACGGCCCGGCGCGGGCTCGTGCTGGGCCTGCTCACCGCGCTCAAGCAGGTCTGCAACCACCCCGCGCAGTACGCGCACGAGGCCGAACCGGTGCTCGCCGGCCGGTCCGGGAAGGTGGAGCTGCTCGACGAACTGCTCGACACGATCCTCGCCGAGGGCGGGTCCGTGCTGGTCTTCACCCAGTACGTGGCCATGGCGCGGCTGCTGGAGCGCCATCTCGCCGACCGCGGGATCGGGCACGCGCTGCTGCACGGCGGCACCCCGGTCCCCCGGCGCGAGGAACTGGTCGACGCGTTCCAGCGCGGGGAGACCCCGGTGTTCCTGCTCTCGCTCAAGGCCGCGGGCACCGGGCTCAACCTCACCCGCGCCGACCACGTCGTGCACTACGACCGCTGGTGGAACCCCGCGGTGGAGGACCAGGCCACCGACCGCGCGTACCGGATCGGGCAGACCCGCCCGGTCCAGGTGCACCGGCTGATCACCGAAGGCACCCTGGAGGACCGCATCGCCACCCTGCTGGAGACCAAGCGCGCGCTCGCCGACGCCGTGCTCACCGGCGGCGAGGCCGCGCTGTCGGAGCTGTCCGACGCCGACCTGGCCGAGCTGGTGGGGCTGCGATGA
- a CDS encoding SWIM zinc finger family protein, producing the protein MTVVAKGYPAFAARPGQRGRSWWAREFVSALEDAALDAGVLRRGRRFAGSGRLGPITVAPGRLSAVADDPDDGPVGTVVHVPVLDDADWDRLRRQTGAEAGHLAALLDGELPRALVDAADAAGVDLLPGVGDLESDCDCPDIGDPCPHSAALCYQTSWLLDEDPFVLLLLRGRSADDLIAALTTPATATPATATATPESAVPDPARPGTAWSAPSDAVARLDRPVPAAEAYAATPTALPAVSHPGPVSVPAVPPPPGLDPGLLPRLAADAAARARALLGPHRP; encoded by the coding sequence ATGACGGTCGTGGCCAAGGGCTATCCCGCGTTCGCCGCCCGGCCCGGACAGCGCGGCCGGTCGTGGTGGGCGCGCGAGTTCGTGTCGGCGCTGGAGGATGCCGCCCTCGATGCGGGAGTGCTGCGCCGCGGCCGCCGGTTCGCCGGCAGCGGGCGGCTCGGGCCGATCACCGTGGCGCCGGGACGGCTCTCCGCTGTCGCCGACGACCCCGACGACGGTCCGGTCGGCACCGTCGTGCACGTCCCGGTGCTCGACGACGCCGACTGGGACCGGCTGCGCCGCCAGACCGGCGCCGAGGCGGGTCACCTCGCCGCCCTGCTCGACGGCGAGCTGCCCCGCGCCCTCGTCGACGCCGCCGACGCGGCGGGCGTGGACCTGCTGCCCGGCGTCGGCGACCTGGAGTCCGACTGCGACTGCCCCGACATCGGCGACCCGTGCCCCCACTCCGCCGCCCTGTGCTACCAGACGTCCTGGCTGCTCGACGAGGATCCGTTCGTCCTGCTGCTCCTGCGCGGCCGCTCCGCCGACGACCTGATCGCCGCACTCACCACCCCCGCGACGGCCACCCCCGCGACCGCGACGGCGACTCCCGAGTCGGCCGTCCCCGATCCGGCGAGGCCCGGGACGGCGTGGTCCGCCCCTTCCGACGCCGTAGCCCGGCTGGACCGTCCCGTCCCGGCCGCGGAGGCCTACGCCGCCACCCCGACGGCGCTGCCGGCCGTGTCCCACCCCGGCCCGGTGTCGGTGCCGGCGGTCCCGCCCCCACCGGGCCTCGACCCCGGCCTCCTCCCCCGCCTGGCCGCCGACGCGGCAGCCCGGGCCCGGGCCCTCCTCGGGCCCCACAGGCCCTGA
- a CDS encoding excinuclease ABC subunit UvrA has translation MPPATLSADVDQGVQQMASQQEYIVVTGARENNLRDVSVRVPKRAITAFVGVSGSGKSSLVFDTIAAEAQRQLNETFSAFVRGFLPKLGQPDADLIENLSTAIVVDQKRLGGGTRSTLGTVTDINPLLRLLFSRRSTPHVGPGYAFSFNEQGMCPGCNGIGRRVQLDHAVMFDRTKSLNEGAIRHKDFAVDSWYWLIYVMSGRFDNDKPLGEYTDDEWQLLLWGADQKVEITMAGRKAMRMDLEGVEAKFNRIFVNAAEEGASDRKKEVIAKYTTSVRCPDCGGTRLAEAPRTATVAGVTLPEVCAMDLASLHAWLPAVRDAEVAPIVDEAIARVGALVDMGLAYLTLDRETSTLSGGESQRIKMVRHLGSSLVDVMYVFDEPTIGLHPRDVGRMNALLHRLRDKGNTVLVVEHDTDVITQADHVVELGPRAGTAGGTIVYQGDVAGLQHSGTLTGEFLHRPVRAKESPRQPTGTLPLRDATANNLRGFDVDVPLGVLVALTGVAGSGKSTLVREVLIPQHPDAIVVDQSAVATSIRSTPATWTGVMDAVRKLFAKETGVKPALFSFNSAGACPTCNGLGAVYSDLAYLDGVRSTCADCGGRRYTEEVLALTVRGKSISDALDMTAADAVEFFTGRDIRPKLQAVVDVGLGYLTLGQPLSTLSGGECQRLKLAGRLHEKGNIYVLDEPTTGLHMSDCGHLLTMLDRLVDGGSSVIVVEHNLDVIAHADWVIDLGPDGGDGGGSIVFEGPPAALLDAPGSFTGEHLARHVGAGVA, from the coding sequence GTGCCACCCGCCACACTGTCCGCCGACGTCGACCAGGGAGTGCAGCAGATGGCGAGCCAGCAGGAGTACATCGTCGTCACGGGCGCGCGGGAGAACAACCTGCGCGACGTGTCGGTCCGCGTCCCCAAGCGCGCCATCACCGCGTTCGTCGGCGTGTCCGGGTCGGGCAAGTCGTCGCTGGTGTTCGACACCATCGCCGCGGAGGCCCAGCGCCAGCTCAACGAGACGTTCTCCGCGTTCGTCCGCGGGTTCCTGCCGAAGCTGGGCCAGCCCGACGCCGACCTGATCGAGAACCTGTCCACCGCGATCGTGGTCGACCAGAAGCGCCTCGGCGGGGGCACGCGCTCCACGCTGGGCACCGTCACCGACATCAACCCGCTGCTGCGGCTGCTGTTCTCCCGGCGCAGCACCCCGCACGTGGGCCCGGGCTACGCCTTCTCGTTCAACGAGCAGGGCATGTGCCCGGGCTGCAACGGGATCGGGCGGCGCGTGCAGCTCGACCACGCGGTGATGTTCGACCGCACGAAGTCGCTCAACGAGGGCGCGATCCGGCACAAGGACTTCGCGGTCGACAGCTGGTACTGGCTGATCTACGTGATGTCCGGGCGGTTCGACAACGACAAGCCGCTCGGTGAGTACACCGACGACGAGTGGCAGCTGCTGCTGTGGGGTGCCGACCAGAAGGTCGAGATCACGATGGCGGGCCGCAAGGCCATGCGGATGGACCTCGAGGGCGTCGAGGCGAAGTTCAACCGGATCTTCGTCAACGCCGCGGAGGAGGGCGCGTCGGACCGCAAGAAGGAGGTCATCGCGAAGTACACGACCTCCGTGCGCTGCCCCGACTGCGGCGGCACCCGGCTCGCGGAGGCCCCCCGCACGGCCACGGTCGCGGGCGTCACGCTGCCGGAGGTGTGCGCGATGGACCTCGCCTCGCTGCACGCGTGGCTGCCCGCCGTCCGCGACGCCGAGGTCGCCCCCATCGTCGACGAGGCCATCGCCCGGGTCGGTGCGCTGGTCGACATGGGCCTGGCCTACCTCACGCTCGACCGGGAGACCTCCACGCTGTCCGGCGGGGAGTCCCAGCGCATCAAGATGGTGCGCCACCTCGGGTCGTCGCTGGTCGACGTCATGTACGTGTTCGACGAGCCGACGATCGGGCTGCACCCGCGCGACGTCGGCCGGATGAACGCGCTGCTGCACCGGCTGCGCGACAAGGGCAACACCGTGCTCGTCGTCGAGCACGACACCGACGTCATCACCCAGGCCGACCACGTCGTCGAGCTCGGCCCGCGGGCGGGCACCGCCGGCGGCACGATCGTCTACCAGGGCGACGTCGCGGGCCTGCAGCACTCGGGCACGCTCACCGGCGAGTTCCTGCACCGCCCGGTCCGGGCCAAGGAATCGCCGCGGCAGCCCACCGGCACCCTCCCGCTGCGCGACGCCACCGCCAACAACCTCCGCGGGTTCGATGTCGACGTCCCGCTCGGGGTGCTCGTCGCGCTCACCGGGGTGGCCGGCTCGGGCAAGTCCACGCTGGTCCGCGAGGTGCTGATCCCCCAGCACCCCGACGCGATCGTGGTCGACCAGAGCGCGGTGGCCACCTCGATCCGGTCCACGCCCGCCACCTGGACCGGCGTCATGGACGCCGTCCGCAAGCTCTTCGCGAAGGAGACGGGCGTCAAGCCGGCGCTGTTCTCCTTCAACTCCGCGGGAGCCTGCCCCACCTGCAACGGTCTCGGCGCGGTCTACTCCGATCTCGCCTACCTCGACGGCGTGCGCTCCACCTGCGCCGACTGCGGCGGCCGCCGCTACACCGAAGAGGTCCTCGCCCTCACCGTCCGCGGGAAGTCCATCTCCGACGCCCTCGACATGACCGCGGCCGACGCCGTCGAGTTCTTCACCGGGCGCGACATCCGGCCCAAGCTGCAGGCCGTCGTCGACGTCGGGCTGGGGTACCTCACGCTCGGGCAGCCCCTGTCCACGCTGTCCGGTGGCGAGTGCCAGCGGCTCAAGCTGGCCGGCCGGCTGCACGAGAAGGGCAACATCTACGTCCTCGACGAGCCCACCACCGGGCTGCACATGTCCGACTGCGGGCACCTGCTGACGATGCTCGACCGCCTGGTCGACGGCGGCAGCTCGGTGATCGTCGTGGAGCACAACCTCGACGTCATCGCGCACGCCGACTGGGTGATCGACCTCGGGCCCGACGGCGGCGACGGTGGCGGGTCGATCGTGTTCGAGGGCCCGCCCGCGGCGCTGCTGGACGCGCCGGGATCGTTCACCGGGGAGCACCTGGCCCGGCACGTCGGCGCCGGGGTCGCGTGA
- a CDS encoding heparan-alpha-glucosaminide N-acetyltransferase domain-containing protein: protein MAAQRRRRPGRAGDPGDATLSDPTAPAGSAERLLGVDAARAVALAGMFATHTLPLADPDGSASLTGLVAHGRSSALFAVLAGVGIALSTRGLRGPRDHAAAGAGLLVRAVLVGLLGLALVGLDPPVAVILAYYALLFVVAVPLLRLRAGALAAGAAVMVVAGPVLSQVLRAGLPDGPGPQAGLGSLADPGQLLVTLVLTGYYPVLPWTAYLLAGMAVGRLDLRDRRVAGWLLGGGAALAVVAAAGSWWLVGVAGPALDERGVRHYGTTPVEAWWWLVVDAPHSGTPFDLAHTIGTALAVLGLGLLLPRAVAWLPAAVGAVPLTLYTGHVVWLAARPTEGASTLLAHLGVAAVVGVGLRLAGRRGPLESVVSAPGRALRRRVAARS from the coding sequence GTGGCTGCGCAGCGTCGACGCCGCCCCGGACGGGCCGGTGACCCAGGTGACGCGACGCTGAGCGATCCGACGGCACCGGCCGGCTCGGCCGAGCGCCTCCTCGGGGTCGACGCCGCGCGGGCGGTGGCCCTCGCCGGGATGTTCGCCACCCACACGCTGCCACTCGCCGACCCCGACGGGTCGGCGTCGCTGACCGGGCTGGTCGCGCACGGGCGGTCCTCGGCGCTGTTCGCGGTGCTCGCGGGGGTGGGGATCGCGCTGTCGACGCGGGGGCTCCGCGGCCCCCGGGACCACGCCGCGGCCGGTGCGGGACTGCTGGTGCGGGCGGTGCTCGTCGGCCTGCTCGGGCTCGCGCTCGTCGGGCTGGATCCCCCGGTCGCGGTGATCCTCGCCTACTACGCGCTCCTGTTCGTCGTCGCGGTGCCGCTGCTGCGCCTGCGGGCGGGGGCGCTCGCGGCGGGGGCCGCGGTGATGGTCGTCGCCGGTCCGGTGCTGAGCCAGGTCCTGCGGGCGGGTCTGCCCGACGGGCCGGGCCCGCAGGCCGGGCTCGGGTCCCTCGCCGACCCCGGTCAGCTGCTGGTCACGCTGGTCCTGACCGGCTACTACCCGGTACTGCCCTGGACCGCGTACCTGCTCGCGGGCATGGCGGTGGGTCGGCTCGACCTGCGCGACCGCCGCGTGGCGGGGTGGCTCCTCGGCGGCGGGGCGGCACTGGCCGTGGTGGCCGCGGCCGGGTCGTGGTGGCTGGTGGGTGTCGCCGGGCCGGCGCTGGACGAGCGGGGGGTGCGGCACTACGGCACCACGCCCGTCGAGGCCTGGTGGTGGCTCGTCGTCGACGCCCCGCACTCGGGCACCCCGTTCGACCTGGCGCACACGATCGGCACGGCGCTCGCGGTCCTCGGCCTCGGGCTGCTGCTGCCGCGGGCCGTCGCGTGGCTGCCCGCGGCGGTCGGGGCGGTGCCGCTGACGCTCTACACCGGGCACGTGGTGTGGCTGGCGGCCCGGCCGACGGAGGGTGCGTCGACACTGCTCGCCCACCTCGGGGTCGCCGCCGTCGTCGGCGTGGGGCTGCGGCTGGCCGGGCGACGGGGTCCGCTGGAGTCGGTCGTCTCGGCCCCCGGCCGGGCGCTGCGGCGGCGGGTGGCGGCGCGGTCCTGA
- a CDS encoding nitroreductase/quinone reductase family protein, translated as MTDPSTLSGIGPPAGMKEMNDDLLEQQRRGTLPFELSVLVVPGRRSGVLRRTPLTVLDRDGERFVLGGFPAADWIRNVRAAGRGTLEEGGRSAPVRLVELDAADAVPVLREWPAITPIGVEMMRDAGVVGDTTPEAMEAVAGICPVFRLELE; from the coding sequence ATGACCGATCCGTCCACCCTGAGCGGCATCGGGCCGCCCGCCGGGATGAAGGAGATGAACGACGACCTGCTGGAGCAGCAGCGCCGCGGGACCCTGCCGTTCGAGCTGTCGGTCCTGGTCGTGCCCGGGCGGCGCAGCGGCGTGCTCCGCCGGACGCCGCTGACCGTCCTGGACCGCGACGGCGAGCGCTTCGTGCTGGGCGGGTTCCCCGCGGCCGACTGGATCCGCAACGTGCGCGCCGCGGGCCGCGGCACGCTGGAGGAGGGCGGCCGGAGCGCACCGGTCCGGCTCGTCGAGCTGGACGCGGCCGACGCCGTGCCGGTCCTGCGCGAGTGGCCCGCCATCACCCCGATCGGCGTGGAGATGATGCGCGACGCCGGCGTCGTCGGCGACACCACCCCCGAGGCGATGGAGGCCGTCGCGGGGATCTGTCCCGTCTTTCGACTGGAGCTCGAGTGA
- a CDS encoding serine/threonine-protein kinase, with amino-acid sequence MDGVTALVAALISGLRAVLNTDLVVGGWAWAITVLGVLVGLLPAVGAFLLAVWRKGIGSRYGVGAALGFIVLGLGSAGLLPWLAFTATGRVVRAAAAGEQVNGLRSSDVAALAEPIPVPFADLVFASQGDYLGGTSVRQAFDPANPAAFGLAIGVLAVLPLLVAVFVWIQARVALRRGPTWPVHLFWIPALAVPFLTASTPAGSSGHLWIGAVGGAFIGIFVVLLAGRPSRETVRRSLEPAASRRVDAPPRTPDPVSRGPVRSAPIRSRPVPPTRPEDVAAARSKRSERQFTRPPEPLVSVPRSGVGPTPTLVAAGPLFGAAAAAPGPRNGEPRFRMIRRLGAGGFGKVWLAHDAKLGHEVALKAAHTPDAETEERIRREATALGSVRHPNCVRIFDLVDARSDPGLAELEGMVLVMEHVEGTPLGELVRSRGLLDDIAAARAWASVAGALDAAHTRGVMHRDVKPGNVIVDAAGYAHLIDFGIARRTGDATLTVAGFVLGTPDFLAPEVAGGRRATPQSDSWQLAATISYALTGHPPRGTHGDAVSGLRAAAAGAPLSQLPARSAHTALLHAAMHNDPAQRPPLSAARDALESWLRSVDAAPDGPVTQVTRR; translated from the coding sequence GTGGACGGGGTCACCGCGCTGGTCGCCGCCCTGATCTCCGGCCTGAGGGCCGTGCTGAACACCGACCTGGTGGTCGGCGGCTGGGCCTGGGCGATCACGGTGCTGGGGGTGCTGGTCGGGCTGTTGCCCGCGGTCGGGGCCTTCCTGCTCGCGGTCTGGCGCAAGGGGATCGGGTCGCGCTACGGCGTCGGCGCCGCACTGGGCTTCATCGTCCTGGGCCTCGGGTCCGCCGGGCTGCTGCCGTGGCTGGCCTTCACCGCCACGGGGCGGGTCGTGCGGGCGGCCGCCGCGGGGGAGCAGGTCAACGGCCTCCGCTCCTCCGACGTCGCCGCGCTCGCCGAGCCGATCCCGGTGCCGTTCGCCGACCTCGTCTTCGCCTCGCAGGGCGACTACCTGGGCGGCACGTCGGTGCGCCAGGCGTTCGACCCGGCGAACCCGGCCGCGTTCGGGCTCGCGATCGGCGTGCTCGCCGTGCTGCCGCTGCTCGTCGCCGTGTTCGTGTGGATCCAGGCGCGGGTCGCGCTCCGCCGCGGCCCGACCTGGCCGGTGCACCTGTTCTGGATCCCCGCGCTCGCGGTGCCGTTCCTGACGGCCTCCACGCCCGCGGGGTCGTCGGGGCACCTGTGGATCGGTGCCGTCGGCGGGGCGTTCATCGGGATCTTCGTCGTGCTGCTGGCCGGGCGGCCGTCGCGGGAGACGGTCCGCCGGTCGCTGGAGCCCGCGGCCTCCCGCCGCGTCGACGCCCCGCCGCGCACGCCCGACCCGGTCTCCCGCGGCCCCGTGCGCAGCGCCCCCATCCGCAGCCGCCCGGTGCCCCCGACCCGGCCCGAGGACGTCGCCGCGGCCCGGTCGAAGCGGTCCGAGCGGCAGTTCACCCGGCCCCCGGAGCCGCTGGTGTCCGTGCCGCGTTCCGGCGTCGGCCCGACGCCCACGCTCGTCGCCGCCGGGCCGCTGTTCGGGGCGGCCGCGGCAGCGCCGGGTCCGCGCAACGGCGAACCGCGGTTCCGGATGATCCGGCGTCTGGGGGCCGGCGGCTTCGGCAAGGTCTGGCTCGCCCACGACGCGAAGCTCGGCCACGAGGTCGCGCTCAAGGCCGCGCACACCCCCGACGCCGAGACCGAGGAGCGCATCCGGCGCGAGGCCACGGCGCTGGGTTCGGTGCGCCACCCCAACTGCGTCCGGATCTTCGACCTGGTCGATGCCCGCAGCGACCCCGGCCTCGCCGAGCTCGAGGGCATGGTCCTGGTCATGGAGCACGTCGAGGGGACGCCGCTCGGCGAGCTCGTGCGCTCCCGCGGGCTGCTCGACGACATCGCGGCCGCGCGGGCCTGGGCGTCGGTCGCGGGGGCGCTCGACGCCGCGCACACCCGTGGCGTCATGCACCGCGACGTGAAGCCGGGCAACGTGATCGTCGACGCCGCCGGGTACGCGCACCTGATCGACTTCGGGATCGCCCGCCGCACCGGCGACGCCACGCTGACCGTCGCCGGGTTCGTGCTCGGCACACCCGACTTCCTCGCCCCCGAGGTCGCGGGCGGGCGGCGGGCCACGCCGCAGTCGGACTCGTGGCAGCTCGCCGCCACCATCTCCTACGCCCTGACGGGTCACCCGCCCCGCGGCACGCACGGCGACGCCGTCTCCGGGCTGCGGGCGGCCGCGGCCGGTGCGCCGCTGTCGCAGCTCCCGGCCCGCAGCGCGCACACCGCCCTGTTGCACGCCGCGATGCACAACGACCCGGCGCAGCGCCCACCGCTGTCCGCCGCGCGCGACGCCCTGGAGTCGTGGCTGCGCAGCGTCGACGCCGCCCCGGACGGGCCGGTGACCCAGGTGACGCGACGCTGA
- a CDS encoding PadR family transcriptional regulator, with protein MSATRLLVLGIVRGYGRAHGYRIGTDLQSWDAADWANAKWGSIYHALRAMTDAGMLLDHDDVPGRTEYELTEKGEAEFLRLLRDAVRRPASRPDQLGAALAMLPSLPRAEAVRLLRERLTALEEIRDKARTQLDGWADAPHWSELYGLWEHTAAGGVEWTSGLIARLEGGAYAMAGEPGSPGRPGSWPSLTE; from the coding sequence ATGTCGGCCACCCGCCTGCTGGTACTGGGCATCGTGCGTGGCTACGGGCGTGCGCACGGCTACCGCATCGGCACCGACCTGCAGTCGTGGGACGCGGCCGACTGGGCCAACGCCAAGTGGGGCTCGATCTACCACGCCCTGCGCGCGATGACCGACGCCGGGATGCTCCTCGACCACGACGACGTGCCGGGGCGCACCGAGTACGAGCTCACGGAGAAGGGCGAGGCCGAGTTCCTGCGACTGCTGCGCGACGCCGTCCGCCGCCCGGCCAGCCGCCCCGACCAGCTCGGGGCCGCTCTCGCGATGCTGCCCTCGCTCCCCCGCGCGGAGGCCGTGCGGCTGCTGCGGGAGCGGCTGACGGCGTTGGAGGAGATCCGCGACAAGGCCCGCACCCAGCTCGACGGCTGGGCCGACGCCCCGCACTGGTCGGAGCTCTACGGGCTCTGGGAGCACACCGCGGCCGGTGGCGTCGAGTGGACGTCCGGGTTGATCGCGCGGCTGGAGGGCGGCGCGTACGCGATGGCGGGCGAGCCGGGCTCCCCCGGCCGGCCGGGCAGCTGGCCGTCGCTGACCGAGTAG